GGCATGCTCGTAGCCTGCGGTGGCGCTGTAAACGTATATCGTCCAAGGTCAACTGGTGAAGGTATGGGTCGTGCCTGGTATCCTGTATGGAATGCCGGTTCCACCTACACCATGTGCGCCCAGGTTGGTGCAGAAATGACCATGATGGAAAACAGGTTCGTCCCTGCCCGTTTTAAGGACGGTTACGGTCCTGTTGGCGCATGGTTCCTGCTTTTCAAAGCCAAGGCAACCAACGCCAAGGGTGAAGACTATTGCGTAACCAACCGTGATATGCTCAAGAAGTACGAAGAGCAGGGTTATGCCAAGGGTCATATTATTCCCACCTGTCTGCGTAACCACATGATGATGAAGGAAATGAAAGAAGGTCGCGGCCCCATCTATATGGACACCGCCACTGCCCTGCAGACTACTTTCAAGGAACTGTCCAAGAAAGAGCAGAAGCACCTTGAGTCAGAAGCCTGGGAAGACTTCCTGGATATGTGCGTTGGCCAGGCCAACCTGTGGGCCTGCATGAACATCGAGCCTGAAAAAGTCGGCTCAGAGATCATGCCCACCGAGCCTTATCTGCTGGGTTCCCACTCCGGTTGCTGCGGTATCTGGGTTTCCGGTCCAGACGAAGACTGGGTGCCTGAAGACTACAAGGTAAGAGCTGAGAATGGTAAGGTCTACAACCGTATGACTACAGTTAACGGACTGTTTACCTGCGCTGACGGCGTTGGCGCCTCCGGTCATAAGTTCTCCTCCGGCTCACACGCTGAGGGACGCATTGCTGGTAAGGCTCTTGTTCGCTATGTTGTGGATCACAAGGATTTCACTCCGACTCTGAAGCAGAGTGCTGCAGATCTGGCCAAGGAAATCTATCAGCCCTGGTACACCTATCAGGAAGCTCAGAACGTTTCCACAGCTCCAGACATCAACCCCAAGTACATCACTCCCAAGAACTTCATGATGCGTCTCATCAAGTACACTGATGAGTACGGTGGTGGCTGCGCAACCTACTATACAACTTCCGAGACCCTGCTTGAAGTCTGCGAAAAGCATCTTGACATGCTGGAAGAAGACTCCAAGAAGCTGTGCGCCCGTGACATGCATGAACTGCTCCGCGCTTGGGAAAACTACCATCGTCTGTGGACAGTCCGTCTGCACGTTCTGCACATTAAGTTCCGCAAAGAATCCAGATACCCCGGCTTCTACTATCGCGCCGATTTTCTGGATCTCAATGATAAGGAATGGAAGTGCTTCACCAACTCCAAGTATGATCCGGAAGCCAAAAAGACTGACTTCTTCAAGAAGCCTTACTACCAGATCATTCCGGACTAAACAGCACCTTAAGGCTGCGGGCGGCTTAGCCCGCAGCCTTTTTTATGGTCTAAGTCCGAGCTGAACGTACTACGTGTTTTAGTTTGGCCTTAGGCCATTTTCGTAAGATAAGGCAAATCATTAGGGAGGATTTAGAATGTCCAATAGCAGTATTCTGGTTATCGGCGGCGGATTCAGCGGTATCACAGCCGCTCTGGAAGCCGCGGAAGTGGGCCACGAGGTGTTCATTGTGGAGGAAATGCCATATCTTGGAGGACGTGTGGCGCAGCTTAAGCATTATTTTCCTAAACTCTGTCCTCCCTCCTGCGGCCTGGAGATAAATTTTCAGCGAATCAAAAATAACCCCAAAGTAAAGTATTTCACCCTGGCCGAGGTTGTCTCCGTAAGCGGGGGACCCGGCAACTATGAAGTCAAGATTAAGATCAAGCCCAGATACGTCAACAACAACTGTACAGCCTGCGACAAATGCGTTGAGGTCTGTCCGGTTGAGCGCAGCAGCGACTACGACTTTGACATGGGCAAGACCAAGGCCATTTACAGACCTCACCTGATGTCCTTTCCCATGCGCTACGTCATCGATGATCAGGTCTGCGAAGGAACAGCATGCGCCAAATGTGTCGAGGCATGTGAATACCAGGCCATTGATCTGGACGAAAAGGAGCGAGAGATCACCCTTAATGTGGGCTCAGTAGTTGTGGCTACAGGCTGGAAACCTTATGATGTTGCCAAGCTGACCAACCTGGGCGGAGGTCAGATCCCCAACGTCATCACCAACATGCAGTTTGAAAGGCTGGCTGCACCAGCCGGACCCACCAGCGGAAAAATTCAGAGACCTTCAGACGGTGAGGAGCCCAAGCGGATCGCCTTTGTCCAGTGTGCCGGATCCAGAGATCAGAATCACCTGGACTACTGCTCTTATATCTGCTGCATGGCTTCATTGAAGCACTGTACATACATCAGGGAGCAATACCCTGATGCTGAAGTTGTGATTTACTACATTGATCTCAGGGCACCGGGCAGATATGAGAAGTTCCTGAACAAGATCCAGCAGGATGAAAAGGTACTCATGGTCAAAGGTAAGGTGGCCAAGATTGAAGAAGACGCCTCATCAGGAAATGTTACGGTAACGGCCGAAGATATTATGGGCGGGATGAAAAAAGAGGAACAATTTGACTTAGTGGTGCTGGCCACGGGCATGCAGCCCTCCATTGCCGATGGCAAACTGGCCATTGAGGTTCCCAAGGATGAGGAAGGTTTCATTACCGGCGGTGAGGAAAAAGGAATTTTCGCCGTTGGATGCGCAAAGATGCCGCTGGATGTCATGACATCGGCCGAAACAGCCACCGGCGCGGCCCTGAAAGCTATTCAAACGGTTAGGAGGTAAGTCACAATGGCTGACAAGAAAGTTGGAGTATATATCTGCACCGGTTGTGAAATCGGAGAAAACGTCAACATGGAAAAGGTAACGGAGTACATTGACGAAG
This genomic window from Desulfonatronovibrio hydrogenovorans DSM 9292 contains:
- the aprA gene encoding adenylyl-sulfate reductase subunit alpha; the encoded protein is MPVIPSKSQNIGIPLAEPEIVELEKDILMVGGGMGNCGAAIEIKKWADPQGLSYLMVDKAALERGGAVAQGLSAINTYIGENDPDDYVRMVRTDLMGIVREDLIFDLGRHVDDSVHLFEEWGLPIWVKDENDKNLDGGQAKKKGLAIREGAKPVRSGRWQIMINGESYKVIVAEAAKNAIGQDNYIERLFIVKLLLDANKPNTIAGAVGFSVRENKVYVIKAKGMLVACGGAVNVYRPRSTGEGMGRAWYPVWNAGSTYTMCAQVGAEMTMMENRFVPARFKDGYGPVGAWFLLFKAKATNAKGEDYCVTNRDMLKKYEEQGYAKGHIIPTCLRNHMMMKEMKEGRGPIYMDTATALQTTFKELSKKEQKHLESEAWEDFLDMCVGQANLWACMNIEPEKVGSEIMPTEPYLLGSHSGCCGIWVSGPDEDWVPEDYKVRAENGKVYNRMTTVNGLFTCADGVGASGHKFSSGSHAEGRIAGKALVRYVVDHKDFTPTLKQSAADLAKEIYQPWYTYQEAQNVSTAPDINPKYITPKNFMMRLIKYTDEYGGGCATYYTTSETLLEVCEKHLDMLEEDSKKLCARDMHELLRAWENYHRLWTVRLHVLHIKFRKESRYPGFYYRADFLDLNDKEWKCFTNSKYDPEAKKTDFFKKPYYQIIPD
- a CDS encoding CoB--CoM heterodisulfide reductase iron-sulfur subunit A family protein, whose amino-acid sequence is MSNSSILVIGGGFSGITAALEAAEVGHEVFIVEEMPYLGGRVAQLKHYFPKLCPPSCGLEINFQRIKNNPKVKYFTLAEVVSVSGGPGNYEVKIKIKPRYVNNNCTACDKCVEVCPVERSSDYDFDMGKTKAIYRPHLMSFPMRYVIDDQVCEGTACAKCVEACEYQAIDLDEKEREITLNVGSVVVATGWKPYDVAKLTNLGGGQIPNVITNMQFERLAAPAGPTSGKIQRPSDGEEPKRIAFVQCAGSRDQNHLDYCSYICCMASLKHCTYIREQYPDAEVVIYYIDLRAPGRYEKFLNKIQQDEKVLMVKGKVAKIEEDASSGNVTVTAEDIMGGMKKEEQFDLVVLATGMQPSIADGKLAIEVPKDEEGFITGGEEKGIFAVGCAKMPLDVMTSAETATGAALKAIQTVRR